The Oryzias melastigma strain HK-1 linkage group LG6, ASM292280v2, whole genome shotgun sequence genome includes a window with the following:
- the si:dkey-30c15.13 gene encoding uncharacterized protein si:dkey-30c15.13 isoform X2 — protein sequence MMQNMFQEGLYHVFFKDSPAAQPQSQADDAELNNARIHRWFGTVVKTRLLITGVVQLLSSLAAILATVSYACVRYDCSVSMISPVWSSLSYVAAGCLAIEVQRKASKVKIMVLMGLNLFSLLFGCSALLANGLVSAPPASLSTYQQAGSYVAKASSILFNVHCFLGSVYIVFLSWRGLRRYSPPHPQTYSRLPLDPEDTRSSLLEQEELDL from the exons ATGATGCAGAACATGTTTCAGGAGGGGCTGTACCATGTGTTCTTCAAGGATTCGCCGGCAGCCCAACCCCAGAGCCAGGCTGATGATGCAGAGCTCAACAATGCCCGGATTCACCGCTGGTTTGGAACCGTGGTTAAAACCAGGCTGCTGATCACCGGG GTCGTCCAGCTCCTCAGTTCATTGGCTGCCATTCTCGCCACAGTCAGCTATGCATGTGTGAGGTATGACTGCTCTGTTTCCATGATATCTCCAGTGTGGTCCAGCTTATCC TATGTAGCTGCTGGATGTCTGGCAATAGAAGTTCAGAGGAAAGCTAGCAAAGTGAAG ATAATGGTTTTGATGGGTCTGAACCTTTTCAGCCTGCTGTTTGGATGTTCTGCCCTGCTAGCCAACGGTCTTGTTTCAGCACCACCTGCCTCCCTCAGCACATACCAGCAG GCCGGTTCATACGTGGCGAAGGCGAGCTCCATCCTGTTTAACGTTCATTGTTTTCTGGGCTCGGTCTACATCGTTTTCCTATCGTGGAGGGGCCTTCGCCGCTACagtcctcctcatcctcagacCTACAGCCGTCTCCCACTG GATCCAGAGGATACTCGCAGCTCTTTGCTGGAACAAGAGGAACTGGATCTGTAG
- the si:dkey-30c15.13 gene encoding uncharacterized protein si:dkey-30c15.13 isoform X1, translating into MMQNMFQEGLYHVFFKDSPAAQPQSQADDAELNNARIHRWFGTVVKTRLLITGVVQLLSSLAAILATVSYACVRYDCSVSMISPVWSSLSYVAAGCLAIEVQRKASKVKIMVLMGLNLFSLLFGCSALLANGLVSAPPASLSTYQQQAGSYVAKASSILFNVHCFLGSVYIVFLSWRGLRRYSPPHPQTYSRLPLDPEDTRSSLLEQEELDL; encoded by the exons ATGATGCAGAACATGTTTCAGGAGGGGCTGTACCATGTGTTCTTCAAGGATTCGCCGGCAGCCCAACCCCAGAGCCAGGCTGATGATGCAGAGCTCAACAATGCCCGGATTCACCGCTGGTTTGGAACCGTGGTTAAAACCAGGCTGCTGATCACCGGG GTCGTCCAGCTCCTCAGTTCATTGGCTGCCATTCTCGCCACAGTCAGCTATGCATGTGTGAGGTATGACTGCTCTGTTTCCATGATATCTCCAGTGTGGTCCAGCTTATCC TATGTAGCTGCTGGATGTCTGGCAATAGAAGTTCAGAGGAAAGCTAGCAAAGTGAAG ATAATGGTTTTGATGGGTCTGAACCTTTTCAGCCTGCTGTTTGGATGTTCTGCCCTGCTAGCCAACGGTCTTGTTTCAGCACCACCTGCCTCCCTCAGCACATACCAGCAG CAGGCCGGTTCATACGTGGCGAAGGCGAGCTCCATCCTGTTTAACGTTCATTGTTTTCTGGGCTCGGTCTACATCGTTTTCCTATCGTGGAGGGGCCTTCGCCGCTACagtcctcctcatcctcagacCTACAGCCGTCTCCCACTG GATCCAGAGGATACTCGCAGCTCTTTGCTGGAACAAGAGGAACTGGATCTGTAG
- the pdp2 gene encoding pyruvate dehydrogenase [acetyl-transferring]-phosphatase 2, mitochondrial has product MYSRVYAGVVKRASSYTLTLHSTVPLKRPHHCHFSWWGSSACDRLCNTYEESRKWCLHGKYLSTRQDLDFQQSRVQINSILRTNEQSVNLPEFDVRGLSAVRKFESNQVAANTPNEDRRSAATCLQSKGMLFGVFDGHGGWACAQAVSERLLYYVAVAMMPKSCLEELERCMESGKCVLPILQWYKHHTDMNYRDSASLYIDHLRVFWQELLNNEDHEAGMSPQEALDCAFKRLDADISLEAQVPLSNGLMRSTAIQVAFSGSTACVAHVDTDGIYVANTGDCRAVLGVQNQDGSWSAVPLSLDHNSQNKAEVERIKAQHPPSERSTVITDDRLLGVLMPLRSFGDMKFKWSRQLQQSILASLEPGMDLDSLSLYHYTPPNYLTPPYLEVTPEIIYHKLRPQDRFLILATDGLWDELQNEEAVRLVGEHFSGVHIQAPVSPAEKKLKLGQMHELLLRRQARASPALDANAATHLIRHALGMGEYRELSQERLASMLALPEDLARMYRDDITVTVLYLNSDLARPHQG; this is encoded by the exons ATGTATTCGCGTGTCTACGCCGGTGTCGTGAAGAGAGCATCAAGCTACACGCTTACTTTACATTCTACTGTTCCGCTCAAG AGACCACATCACTGCCATTTCTCCTGGTGGGGTTCATCCGCATGCGACAGGTTGTGCAACACCTATGAAGAATCTAGAAAGTGGTGCCTGCATGGGAAATATCTCTCAACACGCCAGGATTTAGACTTTCAGCAGAGCCGAGTTCAGATCAACAGTATTCTAAGGACCAATGAGCAG agtgTAAATTTGCCAGAGTTTGATGTTAGGGGTCTCAGTGCTGTTAGGAAGTTTGAAAGTAACCAGGTAGCTGCTAACACACCAAATGAAGACCGACGCAGTGCAGCTACTTGCTTACAG TCAAAAGGCATGCTCTTTGGGGTCTTTGACGGCCATGGCGGCTGGGCGTGCGCCCAGGCCGTCAGTGAACGACTGCTCTATTACGTTGCCGTTGCAATGATGCCGAAATCCTGcttggaggagctggagaggtGCATGGAGAGCGGCAAATGTGTCCTGCCCATTTTACAGTGGTACAAGCATCATACAGATATGAATTATCGGGACTCTGCCTCTCTGTATATCGATCATCTCAGAGTCTTCTGGCAGGAATTACTAAACAACGAGGATCATGAGGCAGGTATGAG CCCTCAGGAAGCTCTGGATTGTGCATTTAAGCGCCTGGATGCCGATATCTCCTTGGAGGCTCAAGTCCCACTTTCCAACGGCCTGATGAGAAGCACAGCCATCCAG GTTGCATTTTCAGGTTCCACTGCCTGTGTGGCTCACGTGGACACAGATGGCATCTATGTGGCAAACACCGGTGACTGTCGAGCAGTTCTTGGAGTGCAAAACCAGGACGGTTCATGGAGCGCCGTGCCTCTGTCTCTGGACCACAACTCTCAAAACAAAGCGGAGGTGGAACGGATCAAAGCCCAGCATCCGCCCTCAGAGAGAAGCACAGTGATCACAGATGACAGACTGCTTGGG GTTCTGATGCCGCTGCGCTCCTTTGGAGACATGAAGTTCAAATGGAGCCGTCAGCTACAGCAGAGCATTTTAGCCAGCCTGGAACCTGGAATGGACCTGGACTCTCTCAGTTTGTATCACTACACTCCCCCAAACTACTTAACTCCTCCATACCTGGAGGTGACGCCTGAGATCATCTACCACAAGCTGAGGCCTCAGGACCGCTTCCTGATCCTCGCCACGGACGGGCTGTGGGATGAACTGCAGAACGAGGAGGCAGTGCGACTTGTTGGAGAGCACTTTAGTGGAGTTCACATACAG gcaCCAGTTTCTCCTGCTGAGAAGAAGCTGAAGTTGGGTCAAATGCACGAACTCCTGCTAAGGCGCCAAGCCCGTGCTTCTCCAGCGCTGGACGCCAACGCCGCCACACACCTGATCAGACACGCTCTGGGCATGGGGGAATACAGAGAGCTGTCCCAGGAGAGACTGGCCTCAATGCTGGCTCTGCCAGAAGACCTGGCTCGAATGTACAGAGACGACATCACCGTTACAGTGCTGTATCTGAACTCTGACCTCGCTCGACCTCATCAAGGCTAA